Proteins encoded by one window of Paenibacillus urinalis:
- a CDS encoding M20 family metallopeptidase: protein MSTDAVSHSTSSALSEELKEQIITWRRHLHQHPELSFEEFATSQFIFDTLSQFAGLELSRPTPTSVMARLIGPLPGKVLALRADMDALPITEENDIPFASIHEGVMHACGHDGHTAMLLGVAKILAERKDSLHGEIRFLFQHAEELLPGGAQEMVKAGVMEGVDYVVGSHLDAGLPTGQIGIIYGPAMASPDSFRLTITGKGGHAAYPHMTVDPIAVGAQVVTNLQHIASRNIDPIDHLVVSVTKFISGTAYNVIPGSAELAGTVRSFTPEVRREVPELMHRILRGITEAHNAEYELDYEYGYHPVVNETEVTQVVHTAAEELFGPDRIAMIRPAMGGEDFSAYQQEAPGVFFRVGSRNEEQGIIYPHHHARFNIDDEALAYGVQVFVRTAEKLLKWT from the coding sequence ATGTCCACTGATGCGGTATCTCACAGTACGTCCAGTGCTCTCTCAGAGGAGCTGAAGGAGCAGATTATTACATGGAGAAGACATTTGCACCAGCACCCGGAGCTGTCTTTTGAAGAATTCGCAACCTCACAGTTCATATTTGATACACTCAGCCAATTTGCCGGTCTTGAACTGAGCAGACCCACGCCTACCAGCGTCATGGCGAGACTAATTGGTCCTTTGCCGGGCAAAGTACTGGCACTGCGAGCCGATATGGATGCCCTGCCAATTACAGAGGAGAATGATATCCCCTTTGCTTCGATTCATGAAGGTGTAATGCACGCGTGCGGACATGACGGACATACTGCCATGCTGCTCGGGGTCGCCAAGATCCTCGCGGAGCGCAAGGATTCCCTGCATGGCGAGATCCGGTTTCTGTTTCAGCATGCGGAGGAGCTGCTGCCTGGGGGAGCCCAGGAGATGGTCAAGGCAGGTGTGATGGAAGGTGTAGACTACGTCGTTGGCAGCCATCTTGATGCAGGTCTCCCTACCGGTCAGATTGGCATCATTTATGGCCCGGCCATGGCTTCGCCGGATAGTTTCCGTCTTACGATCACTGGCAAGGGCGGGCATGCTGCCTATCCTCATATGACGGTCGATCCGATTGCCGTCGGAGCACAGGTTGTGACCAATCTACAGCATATCGCATCTCGCAACATAGACCCGATCGATCATTTAGTCGTCTCTGTTACCAAGTTCATTAGCGGCACCGCCTATAATGTCATTCCCGGCTCTGCTGAACTGGCTGGCACAGTCCGCAGCTTCACTCCGGAAGTGCGCCGTGAGGTTCCCGAGCTGATGCATCGCATACTGCGCGGAATTACTGAAGCTCATAATGCCGAGTATGAACTCGACTATGAGTATGGCTACCATCCCGTCGTGAATGAGACGGAGGTCACTCAAGTCGTGCACACGGCAGCTGAAGAGCTGTTTGGTCCAGATCGTATCGCTATGATTCGACCTGCGATGGGTGGAGAGGATTTCTCGGCTTATCAGCAGGAAGCCCCTGGTGTATTCTTCAGAGTAGGCTCTCGTAATGAAGAGCAGGGTATCATCTATCCTCACCACCATGCACGCTTTAATATAGACGATGAAGCGCTGGCCTATGGCGTTCAAGTCTTTGTCAGAACAGCAGAGAAGCTGCTGAAATGGACTTAA
- a CDS encoding helix-turn-helix transcriptional regulator, whose amino-acid sequence MNRRRLAIMRLLNSRKKYTARELAQRFEVSIRTIQRDLTALQELGMPVYTEVGAHGGYQVLQNGILPPLQLRLQEAYGIYLMMEWLEKIQDMPYGGIREALSEYYAHDLPLEVQDRIDRTKEYIMFISSVKARPAPYTTEVLNAAIDRRKLQFTYAGKSGMKVHDAFPLGLYYEHGFWYMPAQNEDGRTLLYRVDRMDAVKMLEESNETVPTLKEWFHRTEQPRGHAAVIVFTDIGQRLAENDSIFAVLHDGVWRGRIPESELAYTARRLLSYGPEVKVLEPDVLKEHVRLLLMQSLKQYEE is encoded by the coding sequence ATGAATCGCAGAAGACTTGCCATCATGAGATTATTGAATTCTCGCAAGAAATATACGGCCCGTGAGCTTGCACAGCGGTTTGAGGTGTCCATTCGTACAATACAGCGGGATCTGACTGCCTTGCAGGAGTTAGGAATGCCTGTATATACCGAGGTTGGAGCCCATGGCGGGTACCAGGTCTTGCAAAATGGTATTTTACCACCTCTTCAGCTTCGTTTACAGGAAGCATATGGAATCTACTTGATGATGGAATGGCTGGAAAAGATTCAGGATATGCCTTACGGCGGTATCAGGGAGGCATTGTCAGAATATTATGCGCACGACCTTCCCCTTGAGGTTCAGGATCGAATTGACCGTACAAAAGAGTATATTATGTTTATCTCGTCCGTCAAGGCAAGACCAGCTCCATACACGACAGAGGTACTGAATGCAGCGATAGATCGAAGAAAGCTACAGTTTACTTACGCAGGAAAATCAGGCATGAAGGTTCATGACGCGTTCCCGCTGGGCCTGTACTACGAGCATGGCTTCTGGTATATGCCGGCACAGAACGAAGACGGGAGAACACTGCTGTACAGGGTAGATCGGATGGATGCTGTCAAGATGCTGGAAGAGAGTAATGAAACGGTCCCTACTTTGAAGGAGTGGTTCCATCGGACAGAGCAGCCTCGAGGACATGCGGCGGTCATCGTCTTTACAGATATTGGACAGCGGCTGGCTGAGAATGATTCCATCTTTGCGGTCTTGCACGATGGAGTATGGAGAGGGAGGATCCCGGAATCGGAGCTCGCCTATACTGCACGGCGATTGCTGTCCTATGGTCCCGAAGTGAAAGTGCTTGAGCCGGATGTACTCAAAGAACATGTTCGATTATTACTGATGCAAAGCTTGAAGCAATATGAAGAATAG
- a CDS encoding peptide MFS transporter, with product MSDITKKDIVDSVPQKGFFGHPKGLFTLFFTEFWERFSYYGMRAILLYYMYDTVTNGGLGIAESTALSIMSIYGSLVYMSGIIGGWLADRVFGTSKAVFYGGILIMFGHIVLAIPGSVATFFGSMVLIVLGTGLLKPNVSSVVGDIYATEDDRRDAGFSIFYMGINLGGFLAPLIVGTLGEYNYHLGFGVAAVGMFLGLVVFMLTKKKNLGLAGTVVANPIAPEKKKKLYTSILIGIIVVAVIAVAAAQIGLLTFDSFIFIVGILGILIPAAYFIVMYNSPKTNKVERSRILAYIPLFIASVMFWAIQEQGSTILASYADNRTQLEFAGITIAPAWFQSANPLFIIILAPVFAWLWVKLGDRQPSIPQKFSLGLLFAGLSFLVILLPAYFGGSDTLVNPLWLVLSYFIVVLGELCLSPVGLSATTKLAPAAFSAQTMSLWFLTNAAAQAINAQVVKLYSPESEMAYFGIIGAISIVLGIILFAISPIIQRAMKGVR from the coding sequence ATGTCAGACATCACGAAAAAGGACATTGTCGACAGTGTCCCGCAGAAAGGATTTTTTGGACATCCTAAAGGGTTGTTCACCTTATTCTTTACAGAGTTCTGGGAACGCTTCTCCTATTATGGAATGAGAGCAATCCTTCTCTACTATATGTACGATACTGTAACAAACGGTGGCCTTGGCATTGCCGAATCCACTGCATTGTCCATCATGTCGATCTATGGTTCCCTCGTATACATGTCCGGAATCATCGGCGGCTGGTTAGCCGACCGGGTATTTGGTACGTCCAAGGCCGTCTTCTATGGTGGTATACTTATCATGTTCGGTCATATCGTGCTTGCGATTCCAGGCAGTGTGGCCACATTCTTTGGCTCCATGGTACTGATCGTACTCGGTACCGGATTATTGAAGCCCAACGTGTCGAGTGTCGTCGGCGATATTTATGCGACGGAAGATGATCGCCGCGATGCCGGTTTCAGTATCTTTTACATGGGGATCAACCTGGGGGGCTTCCTTGCTCCGCTGATCGTAGGTACGCTGGGCGAGTACAACTATCACCTTGGATTTGGTGTCGCAGCCGTAGGTATGTTCCTCGGTCTTGTTGTATTCATGCTGACCAAGAAGAAGAACCTCGGTCTTGCGGGTACAGTGGTAGCCAACCCAATCGCTCCTGAGAAGAAGAAGAAGCTGTATACTTCGATTCTGATCGGAATCATTGTCGTTGCTGTTATCGCTGTTGCAGCTGCTCAGATCGGCTTACTTACGTTCGACTCGTTTATTTTCATCGTCGGGATTCTTGGTATTCTAATTCCGGCCGCTTACTTTATTGTCATGTACAACAGTCCCAAAACAAATAAGGTGGAGCGCTCGCGTATACTCGCGTACATCCCGCTCTTTATTGCCTCTGTTATGTTCTGGGCTATTCAGGAGCAAGGTTCAACGATTCTCGCTTCTTATGCAGATAACCGGACTCAGCTGGAATTCGCAGGCATCACGATTGCACCAGCCTGGTTCCAATCCGCGAATCCGCTGTTTATCATTATCCTGGCACCGGTATTTGCATGGCTGTGGGTTAAGCTCGGAGATCGTCAGCCATCGATTCCGCAAAAGTTCTCGCTCGGGCTTCTGTTCGCAGGTCTATCGTTCCTTGTGATCCTGCTGCCAGCCTACTTCGGCGGAAGCGACACACTGGTTAATCCGCTGTGGCTCGTACTCAGCTACTTCATCGTCGTGCTCGGTGAACTGTGTCTGTCACCGGTTGGCCTGTCCGCAACAACGAAGCTGGCGCCTGCAGCCTTCTCGGCCCAAACGATGAGTCTGTGGTTCTTAACGAATGCCGCTGCTCAAGCGATTAATGCTCAGGTCGTTAAGCTGTACTCGCCTGAATCTGAAATGGCATACTTCGGTATTATCGGGGCGATATCCATCGTACTCGGGATTATCCTGTTCGCTATTTCTCCAATCATCCAGCGTGCCATGAAGGGCGTTAGATAA
- the rlmN gene encoding 23S rRNA (adenine(2503)-C(2))-methyltransferase RlmN has translation MIKPSIYGLTLDQMGAWLEEKGHKKSRATHVWEWLYRRRVTEFDQMEEVNKECLQLLSDHFSIQTLTEHTRQESIDGTIKFLFRLSDGNLIETVLMRHKFGLSVCVTTQVGCNIGCSFCASGLLKKSRDLSSGEIVEQIMKVQLHLDSMGTGERVSHIVVMGIGEPFDNYQNMSDFIRVVKDHKGLAIGGRHITVSTSGLAGKIKEFADSDLNVNLAVSLHAPNNDLRTRIMKINKAIPIEKLMDALEYYWDKTNRRITVEYILLKDVNDQPEHALELAELLKHRRNLAIVNLIPYNPVDEHSQYQRSEKDSITSFYDTLKKQNISVSVRLEHGTDIDAACGQLRSKQIKKDVDGSREKVLS, from the coding sequence ATGATTAAACCATCCATCTATGGATTAACACTTGATCAAATGGGAGCCTGGCTCGAAGAGAAGGGCCACAAGAAATCCCGGGCCACCCATGTATGGGAATGGCTGTACAGAAGACGGGTTACAGAATTTGACCAAATGGAAGAAGTCAATAAGGAGTGCCTTCAGCTGCTGTCTGATCACTTCTCTATTCAAACGTTGACAGAGCATACGCGTCAGGAGTCCATCGATGGGACGATTAAATTCCTGTTCCGCTTGTCCGACGGCAACTTGATTGAAACTGTGCTTATGCGCCACAAATTTGGCTTGTCCGTCTGTGTGACAACGCAGGTTGGCTGTAACATCGGCTGCAGCTTCTGTGCGAGCGGCTTGCTCAAGAAGAGCAGGGATCTGAGCAGCGGTGAGATTGTGGAGCAGATCATGAAGGTGCAGCTGCATCTCGATTCGATGGGTACGGGTGAGAGAGTGAGTCACATCGTCGTTATGGGGATCGGAGAACCGTTTGATAATTATCAGAACATGTCTGATTTCATTCGTGTCGTGAAGGATCACAAAGGGCTTGCGATCGGAGGACGCCACATCACCGTCTCAACCAGCGGACTGGCCGGCAAGATCAAGGAGTTCGCGGATTCGGACCTGAACGTTAACCTTGCGGTATCGCTGCATGCACCGAACAATGATCTAAGAACACGTATTATGAAGATTAACAAGGCCATCCCGATTGAGAAGCTGATGGACGCGCTTGAGTATTACTGGGATAAGACCAATCGCCGGATTACGGTGGAGTATATTTTGCTGAAGGATGTAAATGACCAGCCGGAGCATGCATTAGAGCTCGCAGAGCTGCTGAAGCATAGACGGAACCTCGCGATCGTCAACCTCATCCCATACAACCCTGTCGATGAGCACAGCCAGTATCAGCGGAGCGAGAAGGACTCGATCACCTCCTTCTATGATACGCTCAAGAAGCAAAATATCAGCGTAAGTGTGCGGCTGGAGCACGGAACGGATATTGATGCGGCCTGCGGCCAGCTGAGAAGCAAGCAGATCAAGAAGGACGTGGACGGCAGCCGGGAGAAGGTACTGTCTTAA
- a CDS encoding aldo/keto reductase, which translates to MTTAMHLQDTVKLNNGVKMPWFGLGVFKVEEGEELVQAVKNAIAHGYRSIDTASVYQNEAGVGQAIREALQENGLSREELFITSKVWNADLGYEETLAAYEASLNKLGLEYLDLYLVHWPVPGKYKEAWRALETLYKDGRVRAIGVSNFHIHHLEDLLADAEVTPVVNQIELHPYLSQTELRNYAAKHHIQIEAWSPLMQGQLLSQPVLQDIAERHGRSVAQVILRWDLQHGIVTIPKSTKEHRIIENATVFDFTLSDEEMDRIDQLNHNDRVGPDPDHIDF; encoded by the coding sequence ATGACTACAGCAATGCATTTACAAGACACGGTTAAGCTGAATAACGGAGTGAAGATGCCATGGTTTGGTCTTGGTGTATTTAAAGTGGAGGAGGGCGAAGAGCTCGTTCAAGCTGTGAAAAATGCAATAGCTCACGGCTACCGCAGCATCGATACAGCGAGCGTATATCAGAATGAGGCCGGCGTTGGACAGGCCATTCGTGAAGCTCTGCAGGAGAACGGACTCTCAAGAGAGGAGCTGTTCATCACTTCGAAGGTGTGGAACGCTGATCTGGGATATGAGGAGACGCTGGCTGCCTATGAGGCAAGTCTCAACAAGCTGGGACTGGAGTATCTGGATCTGTATCTTGTGCATTGGCCGGTGCCAGGTAAGTATAAAGAAGCGTGGAGAGCGCTTGAAACGCTGTACAAGGATGGAAGAGTGAGAGCAATTGGAGTGAGCAACTTCCACATCCATCACCTGGAGGATCTGCTGGCGGATGCAGAAGTCACGCCGGTCGTTAACCAGATTGAGCTTCATCCTTATTTGAGCCAAACCGAGCTGCGCAATTATGCGGCCAAGCATCATATTCAGATTGAAGCCTGGTCCCCGCTCATGCAGGGACAACTGCTGAGTCAGCCGGTGCTGCAAGACATTGCGGAGCGCCATGGCCGTTCAGTGGCACAAGTCATCTTGCGCTGGGATCTCCAACACGGAATTGTCACGATTCCCAAATCCACTAAGGAGCATCGGATTATAGAGAACGCCACTGTATTTGACTTCACCCTATCGGATGAAGAGATGGATAGAATAGATCAATTGAATCATAATGACCGGGTAGGTCCAGATCCGGATCATATTGATTTTTAA
- a CDS encoding MFS transporter yields MKENEARAFAIGTTEFISVGLLPMIADDLNISVTTAGLTVTLYALGVTFGAPILTSLTARVPRKALLLSIMILFIIANSVAAMADGIAILLTARVLSAFTHGVFMSVGSTIAADLVTEDKRASAISAMFTGLTVATVTGVPLGTFIGGQIGWRAAFVTIIIIGILAFIANAILVPSELQKGKTVRFRDQGRLLTNGRLLLILAITALGYGGTFVVYTYLSPLLHDITGFSENTVAAILLLYGIAIAVGNIIGGKAADRNPLKSLLVMFILQAVVLLMLAFTAPFKIVGLITIFMMGLFAFMNVPGLQVYVVILAERYVPEAKDVASSLNIAAFNAGIAIGAYLGGVVNDSIGLIHTPWVGSLMVLGAVLLTIWSLILERKQVSVHTSPAT; encoded by the coding sequence TTGAAAGAAAACGAAGCACGTGCTTTTGCCATTGGAACAACCGAGTTTATCAGTGTAGGGCTGCTGCCTATGATTGCTGATGACCTGAATATATCCGTTACGACCGCAGGACTGACGGTGACACTGTATGCGCTTGGAGTCACCTTCGGGGCACCGATTCTGACGTCCCTTACGGCCCGTGTGCCGCGCAAAGCGTTGCTATTATCCATTATGATTCTATTTATTATTGCGAACAGTGTAGCCGCCATGGCGGACGGCATCGCAATTCTGCTGACCGCCCGTGTTCTGTCTGCATTTACACATGGGGTCTTCATGTCGGTAGGATCAACGATCGCGGCAGATCTCGTCACGGAAGATAAGCGGGCAAGTGCCATATCCGCCATGTTCACAGGACTTACGGTTGCGACCGTAACGGGTGTGCCGCTGGGTACATTTATCGGAGGCCAGATCGGCTGGAGAGCGGCTTTTGTCACGATCATCATTATCGGTATTCTCGCATTCATCGCGAATGCCATCCTTGTTCCATCTGAGCTGCAGAAGGGCAAGACTGTGCGCTTTCGGGATCAGGGCAGGCTGCTTACGAACGGAAGACTACTGTTAATTCTAGCGATAACAGCACTCGGATACGGAGGAACGTTTGTTGTTTACACTTATTTATCCCCGTTGCTGCATGATATAACCGGATTTTCGGAAAATACGGTAGCAGCCATCCTGCTGCTATACGGAATCGCCATTGCCGTTGGTAATATCATTGGCGGCAAAGCAGCCGATCGAAACCCGCTCAAGTCGCTGCTCGTCATGTTTATTCTACAAGCTGTGGTGCTGCTTATGCTTGCTTTTACAGCACCGTTTAAGATTGTAGGGCTCATCACCATTTTTATGATGGGATTGTTTGCCTTTATGAACGTTCCCGGACTGCAAGTCTATGTGGTTATTCTGGCAGAGCGGTATGTGCCGGAGGCCAAGGATGTAGCTTCCTCACTGAACATCGCAGCCTTTAATGCGGGAATTGCGATCGGAGCTTATCTTGGCGGCGTGGTCAACGATTCCATCGGATTGATTCATACCCCTTGGGTTGGATCGCTGATGGTTCTGGGGGCAGTACTACTCACCATATGGAGTTTAATACTGGAAAGAAAACAGGTATCGGTTCACACGAGCCCGGCAACCTGA
- a CDS encoding winged helix-turn-helix transcriptional regulator, translated as MTKKYNISVEATLEVIGGKWKSVILCHLTHGRKRTSDLRRLMPNITQKMLTQQLRELEEDGIVNRISYNEVPPRVEYELTPYGWSLKPILDSMCNWGEHHIIKEHGSLTDMLEDSILNKKEEHSVN; from the coding sequence ATGACGAAGAAATATAACATTTCTGTGGAAGCAACACTTGAGGTCATCGGTGGTAAGTGGAAGAGCGTCATCCTGTGCCACCTGACTCACGGGAGGAAGCGCACCAGTGATCTCCGCAGGCTCATGCCCAATATTACGCAAAAAATGCTGACCCAGCAGCTTCGCGAGCTTGAGGAGGACGGCATCGTAAACCGCATCAGCTATAACGAGGTCCCGCCACGGGTGGAATATGAGCTGACCCCGTATGGCTGGAGCCTCAAACCGATTCTGGACTCCATGTGCAATTGGGGAGAGCACCATATTATTAAGGAGCATGGCAGTTTGACCGATATGCTGGAGGACAGCATTCTGAACAAGAAGGAAGAGCATTCGGTCAATTAG
- a CDS encoding rhodanese-like domain-containing protein yields MALTFKNMIEEALKHVSGISSQEAKQQIADKPNTLVIDVQDAADAGACGLIPSSVNISLGMLPIRADLELPAELRDERLSDRSRPVLVTCGAGGQATLGAYILHQMGFTDVHFIDGGTAAWKQAGFDVEAL; encoded by the coding sequence ATGGCTTTGACATTTAAGAATATGATTGAAGAAGCACTGAAGCATGTATCCGGGATTAGCTCCCAGGAAGCGAAGCAGCAGATTGCTGACAAACCGAACACGCTAGTGATCGATGTACAGGATGCCGCTGATGCCGGTGCTTGCGGACTGATTCCGAGCAGTGTCAACATCTCTCTTGGCATGCTGCCGATCCGTGCAGACCTTGAGCTGCCAGCCGAGCTTCGTGACGAGCGTCTATCTGATCGCAGCCGTCCTGTCCTTGTTACGTGCGGTGCAGGCGGACAAGCTACTCTAGGTGCTTATATCTTGCATCAGATGGGCTTCACTGACGTTCATTTTATTGACGGCGGTACAGCAGCGTGGAAACAAGCAGGCTTTGACGTAGAAGCACTGTAA
- a CDS encoding FecCD family ABC transporter permease, giving the protein MPRTARFKRWTVVTVSLFIILAASYISVTNGTFDMTVAEVIKTLLRIDPTPEHDLVIFDFRLPRIVIAVLLGLGLGVAGAVIQGIVRNPLADPGMLGINAGAGSAVVLFMFLFQGTITGASFGSIMLMPLFGLVGGLIAAAFILLFTMDKGRLDSQRLILVGIAVSSGFGALTLYVSLKMNPSDFEMATVWLSGSIYNANWQFILAMLPWLIILIPLIWSKSLVLDVMQLEELSALGAGVRVHRERLWLLLFSVGIVSACVAVSGSVGFVGLIAPHIARRLVGIKHRHVIPVSGLIGMAMVVVGDLIGKSIFAPAELPVGIVISIIGVPYFVYLLFKTRV; this is encoded by the coding sequence ATGCCTAGAACCGCTCGTTTTAAGCGATGGACGGTTGTTACCGTTTCGCTATTCATTATCCTAGCGGCTTCTTATATCAGTGTAACGAATGGCACCTTTGACATGACGGTAGCTGAGGTGATCAAGACACTGCTTCGGATTGATCCGACGCCAGAGCATGATCTGGTAATCTTTGATTTCCGGCTGCCCCGAATTGTCATTGCCGTATTACTCGGGCTTGGTCTTGGGGTAGCGGGTGCCGTTATTCAGGGTATCGTCCGTAATCCGCTAGCTGACCCCGGGATGTTAGGTATTAACGCAGGGGCTGGCTCAGCAGTCGTGCTGTTCATGTTCTTGTTCCAAGGAACGATTACAGGAGCGAGCTTTGGCTCCATCATGCTGATGCCCTTGTTCGGACTTGTCGGCGGACTTATAGCGGCGGCTTTCATCCTGCTGTTTACGATGGACAAAGGAAGACTCGATTCGCAGCGGCTCATTTTGGTAGGGATCGCGGTATCGTCAGGGTTCGGTGCACTGACCTTGTATGTATCGCTCAAAATGAACCCAAGTGACTTCGAGATGGCCACAGTATGGCTGTCAGGCAGTATTTACAATGCGAACTGGCAGTTTATCCTTGCCATGCTGCCATGGCTGATCATTTTAATCCCGCTGATCTGGAGTAAATCACTCGTGCTTGATGTCATGCAGCTTGAAGAGCTCAGTGCCTTGGGAGCCGGTGTGCGTGTACACCGTGAACGCTTATGGCTGCTCCTGTTCAGTGTTGGTATTGTGAGTGCGTGTGTAGCCGTGTCAGGAAGCGTAGGCTTTGTCGGACTGATTGCACCGCATATTGCCCGCAGGCTTGTTGGGATTAAGCACCGGCATGTTATTCCTGTATCCGGGCTTATAGGGATGGCGATGGTGGTCGTCGGCGATCTCATCGGCAAGTCTATCTTTGCACCGGCGGAGCTGCCGGTTGGTATCGTTATATCTATTATCGGGGTTCCTTACTTTGTGTACTTGCTATTCAAGACTAGAGTATAG
- a CDS encoding FecCD family ABC transporter permease, with translation MLSKRRVHPLLICLVAPVIIAVTILVSILYGAKDINASEVWNALFQFDSDSIDHQIILTSRLPRVVGALLIGAFLAVSGALMQGMTRNYLASPSIMGVSDGSVFVITICMILLPNTSSLGYIAYSLIGSAIGAGIVFSLAWLLPRGMTPVRMAILGTIIGTFLSGLSEAAATYFQVSQTVSFWYNARLHQMDPELIKLIVPFAIAGLVLAMGLARSITILSMGEEMATSLGQRTKWVKALSILSVVILTGISVALAGKIGFVGLLIPHITRFIVGIDYKWVIPCSALIGGIFLAWCDIMSRFINAPFETPIGVVTAIFGVPFFLYLIKTRGGKSNA, from the coding sequence ATGTTATCCAAAAGACGAGTACATCCGCTGCTCATATGCCTGGTCGCTCCGGTCATCATAGCTGTTACCATTCTCGTCTCGATACTATATGGTGCCAAGGATATTAACGCGTCTGAAGTATGGAATGCCTTATTCCAATTCGACTCGGACAGTATCGATCACCAGATTATACTAACCTCACGACTCCCTCGAGTCGTGGGGGCATTATTAATTGGTGCGTTTCTAGCTGTCTCCGGTGCGCTGATGCAGGGGATGACAAGAAACTATTTGGCTTCACCTTCCATAATGGGTGTATCGGACGGTTCCGTATTTGTAATCACAATTTGCATGATTCTGCTTCCTAATACATCCTCACTAGGATACATAGCTTATTCATTGATCGGTTCTGCCATCGGTGCCGGCATCGTGTTCTCACTTGCATGGCTGCTGCCGAGGGGGATGACACCGGTCAGGATGGCCATTCTCGGAACGATCATCGGGACCTTCTTGAGTGGACTGTCCGAGGCGGCCGCTACTTATTTTCAGGTATCGCAGACGGTCAGCTTCTGGTACAATGCCAGACTCCATCAGATGGATCCTGAGCTGATCAAGCTCATTGTTCCATTCGCGATTGCCGGCCTCGTGCTTGCCATGGGTCTGGCACGGTCCATTACGATTCTGTCGATGGGCGAGGAGATGGCTACCAGTCTTGGCCAACGGACCAAATGGGTCAAGGCATTATCCATTCTCAGCGTAGTCATTCTGACAGGAATTTCAGTAGCGCTTGCGGGTAAGATCGGATTTGTCGGTCTTCTCATTCCGCACATTACCCGGTTTATTGTCGGTATTGATTATAAATGGGTCATCCCATGCTCTGCGTTAATCGGAGGCATATTCCTGGCTTGGTGTGATATTATGAGCCGGTTTATCAACGCTCCGTTTGAGACGCCGATTGGCGTTGTGACAGCCATATTTGGTGTACCATTCTTCCTCTACCTGATCAAGACCAGAGGAGGGAAGTCCAATGCCTAG